From Candidatus Schekmanbacteria bacterium:
CAAAACAAACTATGAATTACCTCATCTTCGCAATATTGAAAGAAAAGATATTTCAAAGATAAAAATCAAGAAAGGTAGTGAAGTAATTGATGTTGAGAAAAAAGGTGCCAATTGGGTCATAATGCCCAAGGAGTATCCTGCTGACAAAGAGAAAATTGAAAACCTGATCGATAAAGCCAGTAAAGTGAAACTGACAGCGCTTGCTTCTGAATCTAAGAAATATGAAGTTTATAAACTTGATGAAGAAAACAGGATCGAAGTAGAATTATATCAAAGTGATAAACCTGTAAGAAAGATATTTATAGGAAAACCGGTTTCATCTAGCAGACATACCTTTATTAGATTGGATGATGATTATAGAGTTTATCATGCAGAGGGTAATCTCAGAAGTGCTTTTAATAAAGATGTCGATGATTTGCGTAATAAAAAAATATGGGAGATAAATGAAGAAATTACCAAAGTAACTCTTATTAAGGATAAGAAGAAATTAATACTTTTGAAAAAACCAACAGAAAATAAAGACAAAAAGGAAGAAAAGAAAACTAAAGAAAAAGAAAAAATTTCTTATAAATGGCAGACAGAAGATGGTAAGGATGTTATTGAAGGTCAAATTACAGAGATTATCAATATGTTGAAAGACTTTACCTGTGACAGGTTTATCGAGGATAAGAAAAAGGACGAGTTCAGAAATCCCATCTATAAGGTCATTCTATCAGGTGCAAACAGCTATTCGATTTCCTTTTTTGATGAAAAAGATGGACAATACGAAGCAATTTCATCACAGAGTGAGTATCCTTTTCTTGTTTCAGAGTGGCGGGCAAAACGGATTATGAAAGATTTTGATAATATTCTGAAAAAGAAGAAATAGAGATTTCTCTGAAGCCATTCCATAAAAAATTTCCTATTTTTAAAAGTATTATTGCTTTTTATGATATATATATTATCTTATTTAAATAGAGCATTAAGAGGTATTTGTATCAATCTACTGAAAAAATTTTTGATCGCAAATT
This genomic window contains:
- a CDS encoding DUF4340 domain-containing protein — its product is MKFKKEYIVLPVIIVVLLAYIVFQNKNKTNYELPHLRNIERKDISKIKIKKGSEVIDVEKKGANWVIMPKEYPADKEKIENLIDKASKVKLTALASESKKYEVYKLDEENRIEVELYQSDKPVRKIFIGKPVSSSRHTFIRLDDDYRVYHAEGNLRSAFNKDVDDLRNKKIWEINEEITKVTLIKDKKKLILLKKPTENKDKKEEKKTKEKEKISYKWQTEDGKDVIEGQITEIINMLKDFTCDRFIEDKKKDEFRNPIYKVILSGANSYSISFFDEKDGQYEAISSQSEYPFLVSEWRAKRIMKDFDNILKKKK